Below is a window of Dietzia timorensis DNA.
CGACTACGAAGGTGCTCATGGCGTCCGTGCGTGCTGGCGTGGGGCGTGAGACCGCGCACGAGGCGATCAAGGAGAACGCGGTGGCCGTTGCGTTGGCGATGCGCGAGGAGGGGCGAGAACCGGACCTGATCGAACGGCTCGCCGCAGATTCTCGCATCCCGCTGGACAAGGAACAGCTCGAGGCCGAACTTGCGCAGAAGGACGCGTTTGTCGGTGCGGCCGGCTCGCAGACCGATGCGGTCGTTGCGCAGGTCGCGGACCTCGTCGAGCAGTACCCTGACGCGGCGGTGTACAGCCCGGGCGAAATTTTCTAGCACGCCGTGTGGCGCCTTCGCTGTGGTGTTGCGAAGGCGCGTGGCGATGCGGGTGGGGGACCGCGCAGGTTGGGCGCCTAGCGGGTCCGGTCGGTGTTCGGCCGGGCGTTAGGCGGGCTCTGCGGAGTCCCGCGGCGGAGTATTTGGCGTCCACACGAATTTTTCGAGATCGTGCGGATCCGGGCGAACCGACCAGCCATCCGGAGAGCCGTTGATCTTGTTGTGATGCGCGCGGCACACGAGAAGCAGATTTGCGAGGGTGGTACGTCCGCCGTCATTCCAGGGTTTTAGGTGGTGTACCTGGCACCGCACCGCAGGTTCGTCGCAACCGGGGAAGCGGCAGCCATCGGCTTGGGCGTAAAGCACCAGGCGTTGGACCGCGTCGGCGAATCGGGACTCGGCG
It encodes the following:
- a CDS encoding HNH endonuclease signature motif containing protein — translated: MSTNSGAVVSVRDALDMASSGPSFLSTRVSGRERLFRIDEIDPDATNAESRFADAVQRLVLYAQADGCRFPGCDEPAVRCQVHHLKPWNDGGRTTLANLLLVCRAHHNKINGSPDGWSVRPDPHDLEKFVWTPNTPPRDSAEPA